In Methanothermococcus thermolithotrophicus DSM 2095, one DNA window encodes the following:
- the guaA gene encoding glutamine-hydrolyzing GMP synthase: MFDAKMVIEEAINEIKEQIGDRKAIIALSGGVDSSVAAVLADRAIGDRLLAVFVDTGLMRKNEAEEIRKIFKEDMGLNLKIIDAKELFLKELKGVTDPEEKRKIIGKLFIEVFEEVAKENGEEVLVQGTIAPDWIESEGNIKTHHNIALPGGMVLDVVEPLRELYKDEVRILAKELGLPDEIAYRQPFPGPGLAVRILGEITEEKLEICREANAIVEEEIEKEGLNKDLWQYFAAVLDTKATGVKGDIREYNWVVVIRFVKSLDAMTAHVPELPFEVIKRISKRITSEVPNVARVVLDVTDKPPATIEFE, translated from the coding sequence ATGTTTGACGCTAAAATGGTTATTGAAGAGGCTATAAATGAAATAAAAGAACAGATTGGAGATAGAAAGGCAATTATTGCATTAAGTGGTGGCGTAGATAGTTCGGTAGCTGCAGTTTTGGCTGATAGGGCAATAGGAGACAGACTCTTGGCAGTATTTGTAGATACCGGTCTCATGAGAAAAAACGAAGCAGAAGAAATAAGGAAAATATTTAAGGAAGACATGGGACTTAACTTAAAAATAATAGATGCAAAAGAACTATTTTTAAAGGAACTGAAAGGAGTAACTGACCCTGAAGAAAAAAGAAAGATAATAGGAAAATTATTCATAGAAGTGTTTGAAGAGGTTGCAAAAGAAAACGGTGAAGAAGTTTTAGTTCAGGGAACAATTGCACCAGACTGGATAGAAAGTGAAGGTAACATCAAAACCCACCACAACATAGCACTTCCTGGTGGGATGGTATTGGATGTTGTTGAACCTTTGAGAGAGCTCTATAAGGATGAAGTAAGGATACTTGCAAAGGAGCTCGGACTTCCTGATGAAATAGCATACAGACAGCCGTTCCCAGGTCCTGGTTTGGCAGTTAGAATTTTGGGAGAAATAACCGAAGAAAAATTGGAAATCTGTAGAGAGGCAAACGCCATAGTTGAAGAAGAAATAGAAAAAGAAGGATTGAATAAAGATTTATGGCAGTACTTTGCAGCTGTTCTCGATACAAAAGCCACAGGAGTTAAGGGAGATATAAGAGAATACAACTGGGTCGTTGTAATAAGATTTGTTAAATCATTAGATGCCATGACTGCCCATGTTCCTGAGCTCCCATTTGAAGTTATAAAAAGAATAAGTAAGAGAATAACATCTGAAGTTCCAAATGTCGCAAGAGTAGTTTTGGATGTTACAGACAAGCCACCAGCCACTATTGAATTTGAATAA
- the pyrG gene encoding glutamine hydrolyzing CTP synthase, which yields MKYIFITGGVVSSLGKGITASSIGRLLKARGFKVNMVKIDPYLQIDAGTMSPYEHGEVFVTDDGGETDLDLGNYERFVDTNLKAKNNITTGKVYWSVLSKERRGDYLGKTVQVIPHITNEIKDRIKELGEGHDITLIEIGGTVGDIESLPFLEAIRQFKKDVGRENVLYIHVSLLPFIKTAGEVKTKPTQHSVKELRSIGIQPDILVCRTETPMGEKIREKLALFCDVEKDAVVEARDARTIYEVPLNLEREGIGKLITKKLNLEDRKPELTEWRAIVDRIINPLNEITIGVVGKYTELKDAYTSIMEALIHAGAKNDTKVNINWINAEELENKNYKEVLDKYREDEKLDGILIPGGFGDRGVDGKVNAARYARENNIPFLGICLGMQCAVIEFARNVCKLENANSTEFDENTPHPVIDLLPEQKEITDKGGTMRLGAYPAILKEDTLIYKLYGEKEVYERHRHRYEVNPEYHDILIENGLTISGTSPDGKLAEFIEIKDHKYFVATQAHPEFKSRPNKPHPLFDGLVRSSLKEE from the coding sequence ATGAAGTATATTTTTATTACTGGAGGCGTAGTTTCTTCACTTGGAAAAGGAATAACCGCTTCTTCCATAGGTAGGCTCTTAAAGGCAAGAGGTTTCAAAGTTAATATGGTAAAAATCGACCCATATTTACAGATTGACGCTGGAACTATGTCCCCTTACGAACACGGTGAAGTATTTGTTACAGATGATGGTGGAGAAACAGATTTAGATCTTGGAAACTATGAAAGATTCGTTGACACCAACTTAAAGGCAAAAAACAATATTACAACAGGTAAAGTATATTGGAGTGTCCTTTCAAAGGAGAGAAGAGGAGACTATTTGGGAAAAACGGTTCAAGTTATACCCCACATAACCAATGAAATAAAGGATAGGATAAAGGAGCTCGGAGAGGGGCACGATATTACACTTATTGAGATCGGAGGAACTGTTGGAGATATTGAAAGTCTGCCTTTTTTAGAGGCCATAAGGCAGTTTAAAAAAGATGTTGGAAGAGAAAACGTCCTCTACATCCATGTTTCATTGCTACCATTTATAAAAACAGCTGGAGAGGTTAAAACAAAACCTACCCAGCACAGTGTTAAAGAACTTAGAAGTATAGGCATTCAACCTGATATTTTAGTTTGTAGGACAGAAACCCCAATGGGCGAAAAAATAAGGGAAAAACTTGCTCTCTTCTGTGACGTCGAAAAGGATGCAGTAGTAGAAGCAAGGGACGCAAGAACCATATATGAGGTACCTTTAAACCTTGAAAGGGAAGGAATAGGCAAGTTAATAACAAAAAAACTTAATTTAGAGGACAGAAAACCTGAACTGACCGAATGGAGGGCTATTGTCGATAGAATAATTAATCCGTTAAATGAAATTACAATTGGTGTCGTAGGAAAATACACTGAGTTAAAAGACGCATATACGAGTATAATGGAAGCTTTAATCCATGCAGGTGCTAAAAACGATACAAAGGTAAATATAAACTGGATAAACGCTGAAGAGCTCGAAAATAAAAACTATAAAGAAGTATTGGATAAATACCGAGAGGATGAAAAACTAGATGGAATATTAATCCCAGGTGGATTTGGAGATAGGGGAGTTGATGGAAAAGTAAATGCAGCAAGATATGCGAGAGAAAACAATATACCATTTTTAGGAATTTGCCTTGGGATGCAGTGTGCAGTCATAGAATTCGCAAGGAATGTATGCAAACTTGAAAACGCAAACTCCACAGAATTCGATGAAAATACCCCACATCCTGTAATTGACCTATTACCTGAACAAAAGGAAATCACAGATAAAGGGGGCACGATGAGACTCGGAGCCTATCCTGCGATTTTAAAAGAAGATACTTTAATTTACAAACTCTACGGTGAAAAAGAAGTATATGAAAGACATAGACACAGATATGAAGTAAATCCAGAATACCACGACATACTTATAGAAAACGGTTTAACCATCTCTGGAACATCTCCTGATGGAAAGCTTGCAGAGTTCATAGAAATTAAAGACCACAAATACTTTGTAGCAACTCAGGCACACCCTGAATTCAAATCAAGACCTAACAAACCGCATCCGTTATTTGATGGACTGGTTAGAAGCTCCTTAAAGGAAGAATAA
- a CDS encoding DEAD/DEAH box helicase, producing MQHYVFSVLNDNGITELRPPQKKVLEHGLLDKQKNFLICIPTASGKTLIGEIALINHLLDENKQPTGKKGLFIVPLKALANEKYDEFKEKYEKYGLKVALSIGDFDEKENLSSYDLIITTAEKLDSLMRHRIDWIDKVSVVVVDEIHLIGDDERGGTLEIILTKLKNLNNIQLIGLSATVGNPEELANWLNATLVIDDWRPVELKKGIFYKNKIEYIDENNSLDEITKSDFVALRSLRSLQKPLNDSYKNDIMNLVVDCIDEDGSCLIFCNSKRGAVSEAKKLNLKKYLSHSEKHELQKLKDEVLSIFDPPTETCRALAECIEKGVAFHHAGLTYEQRKIVEEGFRKKLIKVICCTPTLCLNANTEILQESGFKKITELNKNEKVFALCGNKIRPVDCWKVHKTPQHEYNIVVKTANGLKITTTPNHLFLVKKGKETCEKEAKDLKVGDYVATADKIVVEERDIDLSYGDLYFIGYFIGDGYTGVIEKNVFRGSPDITFNPKYPPNFDDSKLHKKYFLKIKEEGNVSHYVYSKRLREVFNELNMLTKDNKNIDVFYILPLEKLSHFIAGLFDSDGYINANRKKIGFSSISENLIKKLQLALLRFGIHSTIRKRKGKVMKLNKTFRFCKSRRNRRFRESANLRFASTANPKDSLRSPTNNKEYKSRDIYELIIGDFVSVKRFYENIPLRHKEKRRKLEEIVKSKEIAKMWCDCGFSIDLTMFKPRTKSQNELNKERVKLLFELLNGKKLVMNYNNYYSKRKNPHFEFIIREKIGGNKKGVYYSLNDKGKILMNLLNKNIKDKENLEEMYDFLVNLEKCPICGKPLYKEMRHSWKKEYYDGDIYWSMIKEIKKIKVNDKYAYDIELPDDGTNDHYVVANGFIVHNSAGLNLPCRRAIVRDLKRFSGRGMAPISKMEIQQCIGRAGRPGLDPYGEGIVYIKNPNDVEKGFEYLTGKVEDIYSKLSNQKVLRTHILGLISTREVENEMDLKNFIKNTFYAHQYGSLQGVLRNVKEVVDFLEDYDFIVAFTPTKLGKRVSELYIDPYSAKIIIDGLKKINKSSELNTNLELYMLYVLSMTTEMRPPLRVRNHEEEDLILEMMDLNIDDYSWENLESFKTAKMFYDWINEVPEEDILKRYGIEPGILKYKVEQAKWMAYSAKEIFNQLNLKNEQIKDCLSELEIRLEYGAKKDIIELLKIKHVGRVRARKLYNAGIKSKDDIPKNQSKVISLLGDKIGKKVLEEFDLKYGQQTLFDFS from the coding sequence ATGCAGCATTATGTTTTTAGTGTATTAAACGACAACGGCATAACGGAACTTAGGCCGCCGCAAAAAAAGGTATTGGAACATGGACTACTTGATAAACAAAAGAATTTTTTAATATGCATCCCTACAGCCAGTGGAAAAACCCTTATTGGAGAGATAGCCCTAATAAACCATCTATTGGATGAAAACAAACAACCGACAGGGAAAAAGGGACTATTTATAGTTCCATTAAAAGCCCTTGCAAATGAAAAATACGACGAGTTTAAAGAAAAATATGAAAAATATGGTTTAAAAGTGGCTTTGTCCATTGGAGATTTTGATGAAAAAGAGAATTTATCGAGCTACGATCTAATCATAACTACTGCTGAAAAACTTGATTCTTTAATGAGACATAGGATCGATTGGATAGATAAGGTTTCTGTTGTAGTGGTAGATGAAATCCATTTAATAGGGGATGATGAAAGAGGAGGAACCCTTGAGATCATTTTAACGAAATTAAAGAATTTAAATAATATCCAATTAATCGGTTTGTCTGCAACTGTTGGGAATCCAGAGGAACTTGCAAACTGGCTAAATGCAACACTTGTAATTGATGATTGGAGACCTGTGGAATTAAAAAAAGGAATATTCTATAAAAACAAAATAGAATACATTGATGAAAATAATTCATTAGACGAAATCACGAAGAGTGATTTCGTTGCTCTCCGTTCGCTTCGCTCACTCCAAAAACCCCTAAACGATAGTTATAAAAATGACATTATGAATTTGGTTGTAGATTGTATCGATGAAGATGGTTCATGTTTAATTTTTTGTAATTCTAAGAGAGGAGCGGTTAGTGAAGCAAAAAAATTGAATTTAAAGAAATACTTATCCCACAGTGAAAAACACGAACTTCAAAAACTGAAAGACGAAGTTTTAAGCATATTCGATCCACCAACTGAAACCTGTAGAGCTCTTGCAGAATGTATTGAAAAAGGGGTGGCATTTCACCATGCAGGTCTTACCTATGAACAGAGGAAAATAGTTGAAGAAGGATTCAGAAAGAAACTGATAAAGGTTATATGCTGTACTCCGACACTCTGTTTAAATGCAAATACCGAGATATTGCAAGAAAGTGGATTTAAAAAGATTACAGAATTGAATAAAAATGAAAAGGTATTTGCATTGTGTGGAAATAAAATAAGACCAGTGGATTGTTGGAAAGTTCATAAAACCCCGCAACATGAATATAATATTGTTGTAAAAACCGCAAATGGGCTAAAAATTACCACAACCCCCAATCATTTGTTCTTAGTTAAAAAAGGAAAAGAGACCTGTGAAAAAGAAGCAAAGGATTTAAAAGTGGGGGACTATGTGGCTACTGCTGATAAAATAGTGGTTGAAGAAAGAGATATTGATTTATCCTATGGGGACCTTTATTTCATTGGATATTTTATAGGAGATGGCTATACCGGTGTTATCGAAAAAAATGTATTTAGAGGTAGTCCCGATATTACGTTTAATCCAAAATACCCGCCAAATTTTGATGACTCTAAACTTCACAAAAAATACTTTTTAAAAATTAAAGAGGAAGGAAATGTTTCTCATTATGTATATTCAAAAAGACTAAGGGAAGTATTTAATGAATTAAATATGCTCACTAAGGATAACAAAAATATTGATGTATTTTACATTCTTCCATTGGAAAAGTTATCACACTTTATTGCAGGGTTGTTTGATAGTGATGGATACATTAATGCCAACAGAAAGAAAATAGGATTCTCTTCGATATCAGAAAATCTAATCAAAAAACTACAATTAGCATTATTGAGGTTTGGAATACATAGCACCATTAGAAAAAGAAAAGGAAAAGTTATGAAGCTTAACAAAACCTTCAGGTTTTGTAAGTCTCGACGAAACCGAAGGTTTCGTGAGTCAGCAAATCTTCGATTTGCTTCGACAGCGAATCCAAAGGATTCGCTTCGATCGCCAACAAATAATAAAGAATACAAAAGTAGAGATATTTATGAACTAATAATTGGTGATTTTGTAAGTGTAAAAAGATTTTATGAAAATATTCCACTGAGACACAAGGAAAAAAGAAGAAAATTGGAAGAAATCGTAAAAAGTAAGGAAATTGCTAAAATGTGGTGTGATTGCGGATTTAGCATTGATTTAACTATGTTTAAGCCAAGAACAAAAAGTCAGAATGAATTAAATAAAGAGCGTGTAAAATTACTTTTTGAACTATTAAATGGAAAAAAATTGGTTATGAACTACAATAACTACTATTCAAAGAGAAAGAATCCCCATTTTGAGTTTATCATAAGAGAAAAGATAGGTGGAAATAAAAAAGGAGTATATTATTCTCTAAATGATAAAGGAAAAATTTTAATGAATCTTCTTAATAAAAATATAAAAGATAAAGAGAACTTAGAAGAAATGTATGACTTCTTAGTAAATCTTGAAAAATGCCCAATTTGTGGCAAGCCACTCTACAAAGAAATGAGACATAGTTGGAAAAAAGAATATTATGATGGAGATATTTATTGGAGCATGATCAAAGAAATTAAAAAAATAAAGGTAAATGACAAATATGCTTATGACATAGAACTACCAGATGATGGGACAAATGACCATTATGTTGTGGCAAATGGATTTATAGTACATAACTCTGCTGGACTAAATTTACCTTGTAGAAGAGCAATTGTAAGGGATTTAAAGAGATTTTCCGGTAGAGGTATGGCTCCAATTTCAAAAATGGAAATTCAGCAATGTATTGGAAGAGCCGGGAGACCTGGTTTAGATCCTTATGGTGAAGGAATAGTCTATATAAAAAATCCAAACGATGTTGAAAAAGGTTTTGAATACTTAACTGGAAAGGTGGAGGACATATACTCAAAACTTTCCAATCAAAAAGTTCTTAGAACCCATATCCTTGGATTGATATCCACGAGGGAAGTTGAAAATGAAATGGATTTAAAAAACTTTATAAAAAACACATTTTATGCTCACCAGTATGGAAGTCTCCAAGGAGTTTTGAGGAATGTAAAAGAAGTCGTTGATTTTTTAGAGGATTATGATTTTATCGTTGCATTTACACCAACAAAACTTGGGAAAAGAGTTTCAGAACTGTATATTGATCCATATAGTGCAAAAATAATTATAGATGGATTAAAAAAGATCAACAAATCCTCTGAGTTAAATACAAATCTAGAGCTCTATATGTTATATGTACTGTCAATGACCACGGAAATGAGGCCCCCTTTAAGAGTAAGAAATCATGAAGAAGAAGATTTAATTTTAGAAATGATGGACTTAAATATTGATGATTATTCCTGGGAAAATTTAGAAAGCTTTAAAACTGCAAAGATGTTCTACGACTGGATTAATGAGGTTCCAGAGGAGGATATATTAAAAAGGTATGGAATTGAACCTGGGATTTTAAAGTACAAAGTTGAACAGGCTAAATGGATGGCATATTCTGCAAAAGAAATATTTAATCAATTAAATTTAAAAAATGAACAAATCAAAGACTGTTTATCTGAATTGGAGATAAGACTCGAGTATGGTGCTAAAAAAGATATCATTGAGTTACTCAAAATTAAACACGTTGGAAGAGTTAGGGCCAGAAAACTATACAACGCTGGAATAAAAAGCAAAGATGACATTCCAAAGAACCAGTCAAAAGTCATCAGTTTGCTTGGAGATAAAATCGGAAAAAAAGTCTTAGAAGAATTTGATTTGAAATATGGTCAGCAAACTTTGTTTGATTTTAGTTAA
- the cbiM gene encoding cobalt transporter CbiM — MHIPDGFLPIWESGIFWVVSLIFILLSLKWASKEMNEKTVPLFAALAAGIFAIQAMNMPIPWGTSGHMVGGALAAIIFDSPWAGVLLLTLVLIVQGLFFADGGLLVMGANIFNMGIIGGFIGYYVFKALKNTNTTVAAFAAGWASLFLSAIACAIELAICGTFPLDKGLQFMGLYHAVIGLIEGGITAIVVSYLSSVRPDLVKGLSKVMSHGQ, encoded by the coding sequence ATGCACATACCAGATGGTTTTTTACCCATATGGGAAAGTGGTATTTTCTGGGTAGTGTCACTAATTTTCATATTGCTGTCTCTTAAGTGGGCATCAAAAGAAATGAACGAAAAGACAGTGCCGCTCTTTGCAGCATTAGCTGCAGGTATCTTTGCTATTCAAGCTATGAACATGCCAATACCATGGGGTACAAGTGGACACATGGTAGGAGGAGCTCTAGCCGCCATTATTTTTGACTCCCCATGGGCAGGAGTTTTACTGTTAACACTGGTTTTAATTGTTCAAGGTTTGTTCTTTGCAGACGGTGGCCTATTAGTAATGGGGGCGAATATTTTTAATATGGGAATTATTGGTGGTTTTATAGGTTATTACGTATTTAAAGCATTAAAAAACACCAACACAACTGTTGCAGCATTTGCTGCAGGATGGGCAAGTCTGTTTTTATCTGCAATAGCCTGTGCAATTGAATTGGCAATTTGTGGAACCTTTCCTCTTGATAAAGGGTTACAATTCATGGGATTATACCATGCAGTAATTGGACTTATTGAAGGAGGTATAACTGCCATAGTGGTTTCATACCTCTCATCTGTAAGGCCCGACTTGGTTAAAGGGTTAAGCAAGGTGATGAGTCATGGACAATAA
- a CDS encoding PDGLE domain-containing protein, which produces MDNKILISGLIVALLIGILAPFLASGDPDGLESAAEKIINEHVLHSNLEEVGLEEEGTVVPSPMPDYSIEGMDKIGEIIAMLVGIIIMTGVAYGVAAVFKKSNAVSE; this is translated from the coding sequence ATGGACAATAAGATATTGATTTCAGGCTTGATAGTTGCCCTATTGATAGGTATTTTGGCACCATTCTTGGCATCAGGAGATCCCGATGGTTTAGAAAGTGCTGCGGAAAAGATAATCAATGAACATGTATTGCACAGTAATTTAGAAGAAGTAGGGCTTGAAGAAGAAGGTACTGTAGTACCGTCTCCAATGCCTGACTATTCAATCGAAGGAATGGATAAAATCGGAGAAATAATTGCAATGCTTGTTGGTATAATCATAATGACTGGTGTTGCATATGGAGTAGCTGCAGTTTTCAAAAAGTCAAACGCAGTTAGTGAATAA
- the cbiQ gene encoding cobalt ECF transporter T component CbiQ — protein MHGSLYSIEKESFKKSLIHDMDPRVKLLSIFLIILAATLSNNVYSMILIELYLILLMMVSRISLSYALKRILLILPFGGFISLFQPFVHGETVVFQIFSLPVYQEGLSFGLILFSKFLVSVTSVVFLSLTTPMHEVISAGRKLGLPNIMSTLLGLMVRYLFIMYDVLESTLRAQKARCLNRKNLTYIQMLNIFGYSVGALFLRAYEQGERTYLGMISRGYSENSKIGLYERNIGFKEIGFLIFTIIFLIAGLVLFN, from the coding sequence TTGCATGGCTCACTATATAGTATTGAAAAAGAAAGTTTTAAAAAGAGTTTAATTCATGACATGGATCCAAGAGTTAAATTATTATCTATTTTCTTAATAATATTGGCGGCCACACTTTCAAACAATGTTTACTCTATGATTTTAATTGAACTTTACCTGATTTTATTGATGATGGTGTCTAGGATCTCTTTATCTTATGCACTTAAAAGAATATTACTCATATTACCATTTGGAGGATTTATATCATTATTTCAACCATTTGTACATGGGGAAACTGTAGTTTTTCAGATTTTTAGCTTACCTGTGTATCAAGAGGGGCTATCTTTTGGTCTAATATTATTCTCGAAATTTTTAGTTTCTGTAACCTCCGTAGTCTTTCTATCTTTAACAACACCTATGCATGAAGTTATAAGCGCAGGAAGAAAATTAGGACTCCCAAATATAATGTCAACACTTTTGGGATTAATGGTGAGGTATTTATTTATAATGTATGATGTTTTGGAATCTACCTTAAGGGCCCAAAAAGCCAGGTGTTTAAATAGAAAAAACTTAACCTATATACAGATGTTAAACATATTTGGATACAGTGTAGGAGCTCTTTTTTTAAGAGCGTATGAACAAGGAGAAAGGACATACTTAGGAATGATTTCAAGAGGATACTCAGAAAACTCAAAAATAGGGCTGTATGAAAGAAACATTGGATTTAAGGAAATTGGATTTTTAATATTTACCATTATTTTTTTGATTGCGGGGCTGGTGCTATTTAATTAA
- a CDS encoding AIR synthase related protein — MENIKYEVNYAIEHMMETNYPRKEFWKMDSKLPELISGIRAGDDAVVIGKNVINMEGPYPLKLGSKTALIHTSCDVVAMGAQPLYAMDAIQAENEEEIKMAVDGLKKQSMGLNIPIVGGNTQTVENLKSCMSVAVFGELISDKIIRDGGAKENDIIIMLGHPVEGDIGERVQKAKNKFETYLEIIKNNDIEVHACKDASRGGWLCNLLEMLVKAKKGIEINSIPYPRATRYLGTYLVCINEEDLDKVLDITIEKRCPAIPFGKITNERILKIGNKEYIDAERMNELIRNFPYKF; from the coding sequence ATGGAAAACATAAAATATGAAGTAAACTACGCAATAGAACACATGATGGAAACGAATTATCCAAGAAAAGAGTTCTGGAAGATGGATTCAAAACTTCCTGAATTAATAAGTGGAATTAGAGCAGGAGATGATGCGGTTGTTATCGGAAAAAATGTAATAAACATGGAAGGTCCATATCCTTTAAAACTTGGTTCAAAAACTGCATTAATTCACACCTCATGCGATGTCGTAGCAATGGGAGCTCAGCCACTTTATGCAATGGATGCAATCCAGGCAGAGAATGAGGAAGAAATAAAGATGGCAGTTGATGGATTGAAAAAACAGTCTATGGGTCTAAACATCCCTATTGTTGGGGGAAACACTCAAACTGTAGAAAACTTAAAATCATGTATGAGTGTTGCAGTATTTGGAGAATTGATAAGCGATAAAATCATCAGAGACGGCGGTGCAAAAGAAAATGATATAATTATAATGCTCGGACATCCTGTTGAAGGAGATATTGGGGAGAGAGTTCAAAAGGCAAAAAACAAATTTGAAACCTACCTGGAAATCATAAAAAATAATGATATTGAAGTTCATGCCTGTAAGGATGCTTCAAGAGGAGGCTGGCTTTGTAATTTACTTGAAATGCTTGTTAAAGCAAAAAAAGGTATTGAAATAAACTCCATACCCTATCCAAGAGCTACAAGGTATTTGGGGACATATCTTGTATGCATCAATGAAGAAGATCTTGATAAAGTTTTAGACATAACAATTGAAAAAAGATGCCCTGCAATACCTTTTGGGAAAATAACCAATGAAAGAATACTTAAGATAGGTAATAAAGAATATATTGATGCTGAAAGAATGAATGAGCTCATAAGGAACTTCCCGTATAAATTTTAA
- a CDS encoding SPFH domain-containing protein, whose protein sequence is MNNFKSAITGFILLLLVGVIGVTGISFALDGWYIVDETEVGIVKTFGKINQEPVGAGLHFKLPVVQSVVKMNTYEKTLDMTQKQGNAIKALTAEGLPVVIDISIQYKINPNKAPELYATIKNPESWMTSRIRAKVRDIIAQYTVEDLYTDRRTEVQEKIASAVQKEFDSKGIMITATLIRNIDLPDQVEGAIEQKLRAKQEAEKMRFEVQKARLEAEKKIVEAQGQANATEIMAKAIRKNPEILEYKKLEVLEKLAENNNKVFVVPGSNDLLLNVN, encoded by the coding sequence ATGAATAATTTTAAAAGTGCTATTACAGGGTTTATTCTATTACTATTAGTCGGGGTTATTGGGGTAACCGGAATATCATTCGCACTGGATGGATGGTACATCGTAGATGAAACCGAAGTAGGAATTGTAAAAACATTTGGAAAAATAAACCAAGAACCTGTAGGTGCAGGATTACATTTCAAATTACCAGTTGTTCAGTCAGTCGTAAAAATGAATACTTACGAAAAAACATTAGATATGACTCAAAAACAAGGGAACGCAATAAAAGCGTTAACAGCTGAAGGATTACCTGTAGTCATTGATATATCGATACAGTACAAAATCAATCCTAACAAAGCACCAGAGTTGTACGCCACTATAAAAAATCCAGAATCATGGATGACGAGTAGAATAAGGGCAAAAGTAAGAGATATAATTGCCCAATATACTGTAGAGGACCTATATACAGACAGGAGAACAGAAGTTCAAGAAAAAATTGCATCTGCAGTTCAAAAAGAGTTTGACAGTAAGGGAATAATGATAACTGCCACGTTGATTAGGAATATTGATTTGCCAGATCAGGTTGAAGGTGCCATTGAACAGAAACTGAGGGCAAAACAGGAAGCAGAAAAAATGAGGTTTGAAGTACAAAAAGCGAGATTAGAGGCAGAAAAGAAAATTGTTGAAGCTCAAGGGCAGGCAAATGCTACAGAGATTATGGCTAAAGCCATTAGAAAGAATCCAGAAATTCTTGAATATAAAAAACTAGAAGTTTTGGAAAAATTGGCTGAAAACAACAACAAAGTGTTCGTTGTTCCTGGTTCGAATGATTTGTTACTTAACGTAAATTAA
- a CDS encoding 4Fe-4S binding protein: MDKIQILRKISQTFFFIRALVVAGFYLSIIGFIVRFILSGNAYINVKIVIIILAIIAGRVFCGWMCPFGFLFDLVYQARVKISRLKKLPTVPEHIHNKLKYFKYVVLVSIIVLAYVLGVRAFIDLYEFSYLLLALFLVLGFIYPRFFCKYVCPVGALLSILARFSIFKLELDKNKCIGCRLCEFKCPMQIKIVDVDKIDQMECVRCFECMSACRKDAIKFGR, encoded by the coding sequence ATGGATAAAATACAAATATTAAGAAAAATCTCTCAAACATTCTTTTTTATACGTGCACTGGTTGTTGCTGGTTTTTATTTAAGTATTATAGGGTTTATTGTAAGATTTATTTTAAGTGGGAATGCATATATCAATGTAAAAATTGTTATTATAATATTAGCAATTATTGCGGGGAGGGTATTTTGCGGGTGGATGTGTCCTTTTGGATTCTTGTTTGATTTGGTTTATCAAGCAAGAGTAAAAATATCCAGATTAAAAAAACTACCAACTGTTCCAGAGCATATACACAATAAATTGAAGTATTTTAAGTATGTTGTATTGGTTTCGATAATAGTCCTAGCTTATGTATTGGGGGTTAGAGCGTTTATTGATTTATATGAATTCTCATACCTATTGTTGGCTTTATTTTTGGTTTTGGGCTTTATTTACCCAAGGTTCTTTTGTAAGTATGTCTGTCCAGTAGGAGCGTTATTAAGTATACTTGCAAGGTTCTCAATATTTAAATTAGAGCTCGATAAGAATAAATGTATAGGTTGCAGGTTGTGTGAGTTCAAATGCCCAATGCAAATAAAAATAGTTGATGTTGATAAAATAGACCAGATGGAATGTGTAAGGTGCTTTGAGTGTATGAGTGCATGTAGAAAAGACGCTATTAAATTTGGAAGGTAA